The Pyrus communis chromosome 2, drPyrComm1.1, whole genome shotgun sequence genome includes a window with the following:
- the LOC137726367 gene encoding uncharacterized protein: MSSGRPKDGDMQLVAAPERKLAQPPDRKLMLPPRPPTAAGSTALVEYTPPVFKEEEEDLEIKLRRILENVPVRVSNTSGSSAGSGSGDFHQYRQMRRKEQDRIARMDVDYQRRKEEAEFNMRREERLRQAEEKTAKKRLKRQKKKQRKNEKKMKTNSGGEEKQKEEPSDDEGNSDDQTEQACTKF, encoded by the exons ATGTCGTCGGGAAGACCCAAAGACGGGGACATGCAACTGGTGGCGGCGCCGGAGAGGAAACTAGCCCAGCCGCCTGACAGGAAACTAATGCTACCGCCAAGGCCACCGACGGCAGCCGGCTCGACGGCGCTTGTGGAGTATACGCCGCCGGTGttcaaggaggaggaagaggaccTCGAGATCAAGCTCCGGAGGATTCTCGAAAATGTACCGGTTCGCGTCAGTAACACCTCCGGTAGCTCCGCCGGTTCGGGCTCTGGCGACTTCCATCAG TATCGGCAAATGAGACGGAAAGAGCAAGACAGGATTGCTAGGATGGACGTGGACTAtcaaagaaggaaagaagaggCCGAGTTCAATATGAGGAGGGAGGAAAGACTGAGACAGGCTGAAGAAAAGACAGCAAAGAAGCGTTTGAAACGTCAAAAGAAAAAGCAGAGGAAAAatgagaagaagatgaaaacaaATTCAGGTGGCgaagaaaaacagaaagaagAGCCCTCGGACGATGAGGGGAACTCTGATGATCAAACTGAACAGGCTTGTACCAAGTTTTAA